Proteins encoded within one genomic window of Aquarana catesbeiana isolate 2022-GZ linkage group LG03, ASM4218655v1, whole genome shotgun sequence:
- the TMEM60 gene encoding transmembrane protein 60 — protein sequence MRMSLAQRVLLTWLFSLLFLIMVVLKLDEKAPWNWFIIFIPIWIFDTILLVMLIVKMAGRCKSGYDPRNGAQNMKKKSWYLTAMLLKLAFCLALCAMLEQFTSMYLCFVFIPLWILLIGGLIELGINVFCVRRDQ from the coding sequence ATGAGAATGTCCTTGGCGCAGAGAGTGCTCCTCACCTGGCTGTTTAGTTTGCTTTTCCTCATCATGGTGGTGCTAAAACTGGATGAAAAGGCCCCATGGAACTGGTTTATTATCTTCATCCCCATCTGGATATTTGACACCATTCTACTTGTGATGCTGATTGTAAAAATGGCTGGACGATGTAAATCCGGATACGATCCCAGGAACGGGGCTCAAAACATGAAGAAAAAGTCCTGGTATCTCACAGCCATGCTACTGAAGTTGGCATTTTGCCTTGCTCTCTGTGCCATGCTGGAGCAATTCACCAGCATGTATTTATGCTTTGTGTTTATTCCGTTATGGATCCTACTGATCGGAGGACTGATTGAACTGGGAATAAATGTATTTTGTGTCAGACGAGATCAGTAA